A window of Puntigrus tetrazona isolate hp1 chromosome 11, ASM1883169v1, whole genome shotgun sequence contains these coding sequences:
- the camk2n1 gene encoding calcium/calmodulin-dependent protein kinase II inhibitor 2-like encodes MSDVLPYNEDKMTHYGNDGDEEHLSFTCRLQDTNNFFGGNQNKRPPKLGQIGRSKRVEEDNDGEAMDKSSEKSSTA; translated from the exons ATGTCGGATGTATTACCGTACAACGAGGACAAAATGACTCATTATGGCAACGACGGCGACGAGGAACACCTTTCCTTCACCTGCCGCCTCCAAGACACCAACAACTTTTTCGGTGGCAACCAGAATAAACGACCACCAAAGCTGGGGCAGATCGGGAGAAGCAAAAGAG TCGAGGAAGACAACGATGGCGAAGCAATGGACAAGAGCTCAGAGAAGTCTTCTACGGCGTGA
- the ddx19b gene encoding ATP-dependent RNA helicase DDX19B: MASDSWAQAVDEQEAAAESIGSLQINEKEDKLKAEANGAKTEGDDKEKTEEDDKEDKAAQSLLNKLIRSNLVNTTNQVEVLQRDPSSPLYSVKSFEELRLKPQLLQGVYAMGFNRPSKIQETALPMMLAEPPQNLIAQSQSGTGKTAAFVLAMLSHVDPENKWPQCLCVSPTYELALQTGKVIEQMGKFYPEVQLVYAIRGNKLERGTKLQEQIVIGTPGTVLDWCQKLKFIDPKKIKVFVLDEADVMIATQGHQDQSIRIQRMLPKTCQMLLFSATFEDTVWNFAKRIVPDPNIIKLKREEETLDTIKQYYVICNSKEEKFQALCNIYGAITIAQAMIFCHTRKTAGWLAGELSREGHQVALLSGEMQVEQRAAVIERFRDGKEKVLVTTNVCARGIDVEQVSVVINFDLPVDKDGNPDNETYLHRIGRTGRFGKRGLAINMVDSRFSMNILNRIQEHFNKKIEKLDTDDLDEIEKIAN, from the exons ATGGCATCAGACTCGTGGGCCCAGGCTGTCGATGAACAAGAAGCCGCAGCGGAATCG ATAGGTAGCTTGCAAATAAACGAAAAAGAAGACAAACTGAAAGCTGAAGCAAACG GGGCAAAGACTGAAGGAGACGATAAAGAGAAGACCGAGGAGGATGATAAAG AGGACAAGGCAGCACAGTCACTACTGAACAAGCTGATCCGCAGTAATCTAGTGAACACGACCAATCAAGTTGAAGTCCTCCAGAGGGATCCGAGCTCTCCGCTCTACTCCGTCAAGTCATTCGAAGAGCTACGACT AAAACCCCAGCTGCTGCAAGGAGTGTATGCCATGGGTTTCAACAGGCCCTCCAAAATCCAGGAGACGGCGTTGCCCATGATGCTTGCAGAACc TCCGCAGAATCTGATCGCTCAGTCTCAGTCAGGCACGGGTAAAACGGCTGCCTTCGTGCTGGCCATGTTGAGTCACGTGGACCCCGAAAACAAGTGGCCTCAG tgtctgtgtgtgtcccccACATACGAGCTTGCCCTGCAGACGGGCAAGGTCATCGAACAGATGGGCAAATTTTACCCTGAAGTCCAGCTAGTGTATGCCATCAGAGGAAACAAAT TGGAGCGGGGAACGAAATTACAGGAACAGATCGTCATTGGCACTCCCGGGACTGTTTTGGATTGGTGCCAAAAGCTTAAATTCATCGACCCCAAGAAGATCAAGGTGTTCGTTCTGGATGAAGCTGATGTCATGATCGCCACACAGGGCCATCAAGACCAGAGCATTCGTATCCAGAG gatgCTTCCTAAAACTTGCCAGATGCTGCTGTTCTCGGCCACATTCGAAGACACCGTGTGGAACTTTGCGAAGAGGATCGTTCCCGACCCCAACATCATTAAACTGAAGCGCGAGGAAGAAACTCTGGACACCATCAAGCAGTACTATGTCATCTGCAACAGCAAGGAGGAGAAATTCCAGGCTTTGTGCAACATCTATGGAGCCATCACTATCGCCCAGGCCATGATCTTCTGCCAC ACCAGGAAAACCGCCGGGTGGCTGGCAGGAGAGCTGTCCAGAGAAGGCCACCAGGTGGCGCTGCTCAGTGGAGAGATGCAGGTGGAGCAGAGGGCAGCGGTCATCGAACGTTTCCGTGATGGCAAGGAGAAAGTTCTCGTTACCACCAACGTCTGTGCTAGAG GTATTGATGTGGAGCAAGTTTCAGTCGTCATCAACTTTGATCTGCCAGTGGACAAGGACGGAAACCCTGACAACGAGACGTATTTGCACAGAATCGGGCGTACTGGGCGATTTGGCAAGAGGGGGTTGGCAATCAACATGGTGGACAGCAGATTTAGCATGAACATCCTCAACCGCATCCAGGAGCACTTCA ATAAGAAAATCGAGAAGCTGGACACGGATGATTTGGATGAAATCGAGAAAATCGCCAACTGA